The following are encoded in a window of Ictalurus punctatus breed USDA103 chromosome 13, Coco_2.0, whole genome shotgun sequence genomic DNA:
- the LOC108273441 gene encoding uncharacterized protein LOC108273441, with protein sequence MAVSNIQMLSVLLVCMASTMQTDGSYALKMWSNEDQALQEQLSFMYKEIEALRQEQSWMKQKQEDMTQVVLHCTQTQAYTDKEVNMTSLEKGSTSMLYSFPQEEEDDDTDEGFDPCKKYKSLNQDWRATNYSTKQVSCDRNVQWNGWYRLFYRGKSIQMPELCVKKERCGTHAPLWLVGGHPRKRNIIVTRKVCGHWNGNCCAFKSPPIQVKACQGNYYVYKFVQPPTCHLAYCADVNTLICGQCKKNEICTSKDKIKWFCKKTKRRVKGKVHFFVAYPGSLSGKVNRIQYRKVHVNVGGAFNRRTGVFTAPVAGIYQFFFSTQSMNGLKTDLWLVVNGYWVSVSHTHVSVSNSVGNLSTYMTTLRKGAIVYVTHNCGNSWANSASNTIVFGGSLLLVQR encoded by the exons ATGGCTGTCTCAAACATTCAGATGCTTTCAGTGCTGTTGGTCTGTATGGCAAGTACAATGCAAACTGATGGATCG TATGCACTCAAAATGTGGAGCAACGAAGACCAGGCACTTCAAGAACAACTCAGTTTTATGTATAAG GAAATAGAAGCCCTGAGACAAGAACAAAGTTGGATGAAACAGAAACAAGAAGACATGACACAG GTGGTGTTGCATTGTACACAAACGCAAGCATACACAGATAAGGAGGTGAATATGACATCCCTGGAAAAAG GCAGCACCTCTATGCTGTATTCCTTTCCCcaagaggaggaagatgatgacACTGATGAAGGCTTCGACCCCTGTAAGAAGTACAAGTCACTCAACCAGGACTGGAGAGCTACCAACTACAGCACCAAGCAAGTTTCCTGTGATCGCAACGTGCAGTGGAATGGCTGGTATCGCCTGTTCTACAGGGGTAAAAGCATCCAAATGCCTGAGCTGTGCGTGAAGAAGGAACGCTGTGGAACACATGCACCGCTGTGGTTAGTAGGTGGCCATCCACGCAAACGTAACATAATCGTCACACGCAAAGTTTGTGGCCACTGGAACGGTAACTGCTGCGCCTTCAAATCCCCTCCAATCCAAGTGAAAGCATGTCAGGGCAACTACTATGTCTACAAGTTTGTCCAGCCACCGACCTGTCATCTGGCCTATTGTGCAG ATGTTAACACTCTTATCTGTGGGCAATGTAAGAAAAATGAAATTTGTACCAGCAAGGACAAGATCAAGTGGTTttgcaagaaaacaaaaagaagag TGAAAGGCAAAGTGCACTTCTTCGTTGCCTACCCTGGCTCACTGTCTGGCAAAGTGAACCGAATCCAGTACAGGAAGGTACATGTGAATGTGGGTGGGGCCTTCAACAGGCGCACTGGTGTGTTCACGGCTCCAGTCGCGGGAATTTATCAGTTCTTCTTCTCCACTCAGTCGATGAATGGGCTTAAGACTGACCTGTGGCTTGTTGTGAATGGCTATTGGGTTTCTGTGTCTCACACTCATGTCAGCGTCTCAAACTCAGTAGGAAATCTTTCAACATACATGACCACTCTGCGCAAAGGTGCCATAGTATATGTGACCCATAACTGTGGCAACTCCTGGGCTAACTCAGCATCCAACACCATTGTATTTGGGGGTTCACTGCTTTTAGTACAAAGATGA